A window of the Nibribacter ruber genome harbors these coding sequences:
- a CDS encoding Lrp/AsnC ligand binding domain-containing protein: MPQVSEIDNLDRRILSMLMQDATRAYTDIAKELQVSGGTVHVRMKKLEELGVIKGSHLVIHPNAVGFDICAFIGIYLEKGSVYQQAVEQMRQVPEIVEMHYTTGQWSMFAKIICRDTLHLREVLNEKIQIISGVERTETIISLEESITRQVDIL, from the coding sequence ATGCCGCAAGTTTCTGAAATTGATAATCTTGATCGGAGGATTTTATCCATGCTGATGCAAGATGCCACGCGGGCTTATACAGATATAGCCAAAGAATTACAGGTGTCTGGAGGTACGGTGCACGTGCGCATGAAAAAACTGGAGGAACTGGGCGTTATCAAAGGCTCTCATCTGGTCATTCATCCCAATGCCGTGGGCTTTGACATTTGCGCGTTCATTGGCATTTACCTGGAGAAGGGTTCTGTCTACCAGCAGGCCGTGGAGCAGATGCGCCAGGTACCCGAAATAGTAGAAATGCACTACACCACCGGCCAGTGGAGCATGTTTGCCAAGATCATCTGCCGTGACACCCTGCACCTGCGCGAAGTCCTGAATGAAAAGATCCAGATCATCAGCGGAGTGGAGCGCACCGAGACCATCATATCTTTAGAGGAAAGCATTACCCGGCAGGTAGACATCCTGTAA
- a CDS encoding asparagine synthetase A — MPTDLITDPEVSLQATLQQVKRTDMVDVLKVQQAIIRATHTFMFNRGLVQVMPLMLSPITDPLNHSVVDASIAYAGSRWSLTKSMIFHKQLALLNEELEAIYIVSPNVRLEFADRAFTGRHLFEFTQIDFEFKDKDGAYVRQFMEDLVEYIFCAINAQLPQIVAKYRPDLLPVFGKFKVYRTEELEAQYGTDYELIKSKESLTPFWLLNHRREFYDKEDLNKPGTFLNYDLIWPEGFGEGLSGAEREHEYHQILKRMEETGTNQEVFKNYLEVAKDGLPVTAGAGFGVERMARYICRVPDINDVTPFSRRPGQPALF, encoded by the coding sequence ATGCCTACAGATCTTATTACAGACCCAGAGGTATCCCTGCAAGCAACGCTCCAACAGGTAAAACGCACCGACATGGTAGACGTTCTCAAAGTGCAGCAGGCTATCATACGGGCAACGCATACGTTTATGTTCAACCGCGGCTTGGTACAGGTCATGCCGCTCATGCTCTCACCCATCACAGATCCGTTAAACCATAGCGTGGTAGACGCCTCCATTGCCTACGCCGGAAGCCGCTGGAGCCTCACCAAATCCATGATTTTTCACAAGCAGCTGGCCCTGTTGAATGAGGAACTGGAGGCCATTTACATTGTGTCACCTAACGTACGCCTGGAGTTTGCGGACCGCGCCTTTACCGGCCGGCATTTGTTTGAGTTCACGCAGATTGACTTCGAGTTCAAAGACAAAGACGGAGCCTATGTGCGGCAGTTCATGGAAGATCTGGTGGAGTATATCTTCTGCGCCATCAATGCGCAATTGCCGCAGATTGTGGCTAAATACAGACCGGATCTATTGCCGGTGTTTGGCAAATTCAAAGTCTATAGAACCGAGGAACTAGAAGCCCAGTACGGAACTGATTATGAACTGATCAAGTCCAAAGAATCATTGACGCCGTTCTGGCTCTTGAACCACCGCCGCGAGTTTTATGACAAGGAAGACTTGAACAAGCCGGGCACTTTCCTGAACTATGACCTCATCTGGCCAGAGGGTTTCGGGGAAGGATTGTCTGGCGCCGAGCGGGAGCATGAGTACCACCAGATTCTAAAACGCATGGAAGAAACGGGCACCAACCAGGAGGTGTTCAAAAACTACCTGGAGGTAGCCAAGGACGGCCTGCCGGTAACCGCCGGTGCCGGGTTTGGCGTGGAGCGCATGGCCCGCTACATCTGCCGCGTACCTGATATCAATGACGTAACGCCTTTCTCCCGTAGACCAGGCCAACCCGCGCTTTTCTAA
- a CDS encoding glycerophosphodiester phosphodiesterase, translating to MAGLASTTERFTCFLKISLWLLLPALVGVVVSCTSSDPNAKVSLMQKNGRKISVIAHRGASYLAPENTLAAVKKALETSADFIEIDVHLSKDGQVVVIHDATVDRTTNGTGQVAQLTLEELKELDAGSKTDTAFAGERIPTLAQVLKTVKGKKKLLIELKKGEQDYYEGLEQKTLDVLKAHNATDWCVLQSFYDPILERIWQMDFMIPTHKLMMGKIPFLPIFFDHEFKFGSLDRYHEAAAINIHRHFASKSFITSLHNQGFKTFVWTEDDPKNIQQLFQNGADGVITNRPELIEKP from the coding sequence ATGGCGGGCCTTGCCTCTACGACTGAAAGATTCACCTGTTTCCTGAAAATTTCTCTCTGGCTGCTGTTGCCCGCGCTGGTGGGTGTGGTTGTTTCCTGCACCTCCTCAGACCCTAACGCCAAGGTAAGCCTCATGCAAAAGAACGGCCGTAAAATCTCTGTCATTGCCCACCGCGGCGCCTCGTACCTGGCCCCCGAAAACACCTTAGCGGCGGTGAAGAAAGCGCTGGAAACCTCCGCTGATTTCATTGAGATTGATGTGCACCTGAGCAAAGACGGTCAGGTGGTGGTGATCCATGATGCCACTGTGGACCGTACCACCAACGGCACCGGCCAGGTGGCCCAACTCACCCTAGAAGAACTCAAAGAACTAGACGCGGGCAGCAAGACAGACACTGCCTTCGCCGGTGAACGCATCCCTACGCTGGCCCAGGTACTCAAGACGGTGAAAGGCAAGAAGAAGCTTCTCATTGAGCTTAAAAAAGGAGAACAGGACTATTACGAAGGCTTGGAACAGAAAACCCTGGATGTGCTTAAAGCGCACAACGCCACCGACTGGTGCGTGCTACAGTCCTTCTACGACCCTATTCTGGAGCGCATCTGGCAAATGGATTTCATGATTCCCACGCACAAGCTCATGATGGGCAAAATTCCGTTTCTGCCTATTTTCTTTGACCACGAGTTCAAGTTCGGCAGCCTGGACCGGTACCACGAAGCCGCCGCCATCAACATTCACCGCCATTTTGCATCTAAGTCTTTTATCACATCTCTGCACAATCAAGGCTTCAAGACCTTCGTATGGACCGAGGATGACCCCAAAAACATCCAACAGCTCTTCCAAAACGGAGCAGACGGCGTCATCACCAACCGCCCCGAGTTGATAGAAAAACCTTAG
- the serA gene encoding phosphoglycerate dehydrogenase: MPTQKHFIIDFDSTFTKVEALDVLCTICIPDPEQRQQTLREIQRLTDLGMEGEIPLTESLERRLALLKANRSHLAELIRQLHGQVSESFKHNKAFFDRFRDDIYIISNGFKEFIVPIVQELGVKPENVFANSFTYDADGNITGFDRDNVLTQNQGKGKQIQSLNLPGEIYVIGDGYTDYEIKGAGIADKFYAFTENVERESVMDKADHVTPSLDEFLYVNNLPSALSYPKNRIKVLVLEGIHDKAIQLFKNEGYQVEVVSGALEEDELCERIHNVSILCIRSKTQVTAKVLENASRLMAIGAFCIGTNQIDLATCTERGIIVFNAPYSNTRSVVELALGEILLLSRGIVEKSNKLHQGIWDKSAAGAREIRGKKLGIIGYGSIGSQLSVLAESLGMEVYFYDIVDKLALGNAKVCYSLSELLAISDIVTLHVDGRTENKHLIGAQEFEKMKLGVLFLNLSRGHVVDLEALTANIQSGKIKGCAVDVFPYEPKNNEELFQSELRGLPNTLLTPHIGGSTEEAQENIAQYVPSKMIDYINTGGSYNSVNFPNLQLPELRNAHRLIHVHRNVPGILAKINNVLAAHNINILGQYLKTNETIGYVITDVDTSYDRTMTRELKQIPDTIKSRTLY; this comes from the coding sequence ATGCCCACCCAAAAGCACTTCATCATAGATTTTGACAGCACCTTCACCAAAGTAGAAGCTTTGGATGTACTGTGTACCATCTGCATCCCAGACCCAGAGCAACGCCAGCAAACGCTAAGAGAAATCCAGCGCCTTACGGACCTGGGCATGGAAGGTGAGATTCCGTTGACCGAGTCTCTGGAACGCCGCCTGGCCTTATTGAAAGCCAACCGTTCGCATCTGGCAGAATTGATAAGACAGCTCCATGGCCAGGTGTCAGAATCCTTCAAGCACAACAAGGCGTTTTTTGACAGGTTCAGGGATGATATTTACATCATCTCCAACGGCTTCAAGGAGTTTATTGTGCCCATTGTGCAGGAGTTAGGCGTGAAGCCCGAGAATGTGTTTGCCAACAGTTTTACCTATGATGCAGACGGCAATATTACCGGTTTTGACCGCGACAATGTCCTGACGCAGAACCAGGGCAAAGGCAAGCAGATTCAATCCCTCAACCTGCCCGGCGAAATCTACGTCATCGGTGACGGCTACACCGACTATGAAATAAAAGGCGCTGGCATTGCCGACAAATTCTATGCCTTCACCGAGAATGTGGAGCGCGAAAGCGTCATGGACAAAGCCGACCACGTGACGCCCAGCCTGGACGAGTTCCTGTACGTGAACAACCTGCCCAGCGCGCTATCCTATCCCAAGAACCGCATCAAGGTCTTGGTGCTGGAAGGCATCCATGACAAAGCCATTCAACTGTTTAAAAACGAAGGCTATCAAGTAGAAGTGGTGAGCGGCGCCCTAGAAGAAGACGAGCTCTGCGAACGCATCCACAACGTGTCCATCCTCTGCATCAGGTCCAAGACGCAGGTGACGGCCAAAGTGCTGGAGAATGCCAGTCGGCTCATGGCCATTGGCGCGTTCTGCATTGGTACCAATCAGATTGATCTGGCCACCTGCACCGAGCGCGGCATCATTGTCTTCAATGCACCTTACAGCAACACCCGAAGCGTAGTGGAGCTGGCCTTGGGCGAGATTCTCTTACTGTCCCGCGGCATTGTCGAGAAGAGCAACAAGCTTCACCAAGGCATTTGGGACAAGTCGGCGGCGGGAGCGCGGGAGATACGCGGCAAGAAACTGGGCATCATCGGCTACGGAAGTATAGGTTCCCAACTTTCTGTGCTGGCCGAGTCTTTGGGAATGGAGGTGTACTTTTATGATATTGTGGACAAGCTGGCACTGGGCAACGCCAAGGTCTGTTACTCGCTGTCAGAGTTGCTGGCCATCTCAGACATTGTGACCTTGCACGTAGACGGCCGTACAGAGAACAAGCATTTGATAGGCGCGCAGGAATTCGAGAAGATGAAGCTTGGCGTGCTGTTTCTTAACCTATCCCGCGGGCACGTGGTGGATTTGGAGGCGCTCACGGCTAACATCCAAAGCGGCAAGATTAAAGGCTGTGCCGTGGACGTGTTCCCTTATGAACCCAAAAACAACGAGGAGCTGTTTCAGTCTGAATTGAGGGGTTTGCCCAACACTTTGCTCACGCCGCACATTGGCGGCAGCACCGAGGAGGCGCAAGAGAACATTGCCCAGTACGTGCCTTCCAAGATGATTGACTACATCAACACGGGCGGCTCTTACAACAGCGTCAACTTCCCTAACCTGCAACTACCCGAACTCAGAAACGCGCACCGCCTCATTCACGTGCACCGAAACGTGCCCGGCATCCTGGCTAAAATCAACAATGTGCTGGCGGCGCACAACATCAACATCCTAGGACAGTACCTCAAAACCAACGAGACCATCGGGTATGTGATCACAGACGTGGACACTAGTTATGACCGCACCATGACCCGTGAACTCAAGCAGATTCCAGACACCATCAAGTCAAGAACGCTGTATTAA
- a CDS encoding DUF4407 domain-containing protein, with translation MRNFFWWCAGADDHILAQCPKSEHIKFGGIGATVLFTGILAALSGGYALYTVFDSVPFAVAFGFLWGAVIFNLDRFIVSTLRKEGKFGREFLQVLPRILLALVLAIVISKPLELRIFQKEIDSVLMEKKAELALEHQKLVNKQFTETDSVRKDIDRLKTEIATKSAQRDTLYTQMSAESDGTGGTKKIGRGPIYTEKKAQHDKIDLELKQLQEQTNQLIAERQKRIDTLTAQRDKSIAQGKERFDDYGGLMARIEAMEKLPLLPSLFITLLFICLETAPIFSKLISKRGPYDDLLRDVESTVELDSLEKLESRRREYDTRKAIEDAGKEARMEHYSYNRREMVKADADVDLELARTNTQARLKTGKEKIRRETDAYMDLV, from the coding sequence ATGAGAAACTTTTTTTGGTGGTGTGCCGGCGCCGATGATCACATTCTGGCACAGTGCCCCAAATCTGAACACATTAAATTTGGCGGTATTGGCGCCACCGTTCTGTTCACCGGCATCCTGGCCGCACTCTCCGGGGGCTACGCCCTCTACACCGTTTTTGACTCTGTTCCGTTTGCCGTGGCGTTTGGTTTCTTGTGGGGCGCTGTCATCTTCAACCTGGACCGCTTCATTGTCTCCACGCTTAGAAAAGAAGGTAAGTTTGGCCGCGAGTTTCTGCAGGTGCTGCCGCGTATCTTGCTTGCCTTGGTCTTGGCTATTGTCATTTCCAAACCGTTGGAGCTGCGCATCTTCCAGAAGGAAATTGACAGCGTGCTCATGGAAAAAAAGGCCGAGCTGGCCCTGGAGCACCAAAAGCTGGTAAACAAGCAATTCACCGAGACCGACTCTGTGCGCAAGGACATTGACCGCCTCAAAACCGAAATCGCCACCAAGTCTGCCCAGCGCGACACGCTCTACACCCAGATGAGCGCTGAAAGCGATGGCACCGGCGGTACCAAGAAGATTGGCCGCGGCCCCATCTACACCGAAAAGAAAGCCCAGCACGACAAGATTGACCTGGAACTAAAGCAACTGCAGGAGCAGACCAACCAACTCATTGCCGAACGCCAGAAACGTATTGACACCCTCACCGCCCAACGCGACAAGAGCATTGCCCAAGGCAAAGAACGCTTTGATGATTACGGCGGCCTAATGGCGCGCATTGAGGCCATGGAGAAATTGCCGCTGCTGCCCAGCCTCTTCATCACGCTATTATTTATCTGCTTAGAAACGGCGCCCATCTTCTCCAAACTCATCTCCAAGCGTGGGCCTTATGATGATTTGCTGCGCGATGTAGAATCTACCGTAGAACTGGACAGCCTGGAGAAACTGGAAAGCCGCCGCCGCGAATATGACACCCGCAAAGCCATTGAAGACGCCGGCAAAGAGGCCCGCATGGAACATTACAGCTACAACCGCCGCGAGATGGTGAAAGCAGACGCCGACGTAGACCTGGAACTAGCCCGCACCAACACGCAGGCTCGCTTAAAAACCGGCAAAGAGAAAATACGCCGCGAGACGGATGCTTATATGGATTTGGTGTAA